The following are encoded in a window of Zymoseptoria tritici IPO323 chromosome 4, whole genome shotgun sequence genomic DNA:
- a CDS encoding uncharacterized protein (Small (226 aa) secreted protein. Theoretical pI: 5.01. threonine- glycine-rich protein. Largely glycosyated (predicted) at thr and ser. Predicted conserved fungal protein (hits with hypothetical proteins from fungi). Unknown function.): MKSSTTATLTTLLFATAINAQDQYAINPTTVNETVRDFWCTQQQAQCPLICLQEVTNDDATTQSNDCNPTILTYACVCSDGTSPNISEYSQTLPFFICQEWGNQCVANCGGNDATCQTACREQHPCGAQNPKKANLRNSTSTATATEGSTSTMAAGGMKTTDASGATRAVYTQALGAGPTSSKGSGGNGGNTSGAVRFRGWALGAGQTFGGLALVGAFFGGFAVLL; the protein is encoded by the exons ATGAAGTCCTCCACTACCGCaaccctcaccaccctcctcttcgccacgGCCATCAACGCCCAGGACCAATACGCCATCAACCCCACCACGGTCAACGAGACCGTCCGCG ACTTCTGGTGCACCCAACAACAAGCCCAATGCCCTCTAATCTGCCTCCAAGAAGTCACCAACGACGACGCCACCACGCAATCCAACGACTGCAACCCCACCATCCTCACCTACGCCTGCGTCTGCTCCGACGGCACCTCCCCCAACATCTCCGAGTACTCCCAGACCCTCCCCTTCTTCATCTGCCAGGAGTGGGGCAACCAGTGCGTCGCCAACTGCGGCGGCAACGACGCCACCTGCCAGACCGCCTGTCGCGAACAACACCCTTGCGGCGCGCAGAACCCGAAAAAGGCAAATTTGAGGAATAGCACGAgtacggcgacggcgacggagGGATCGACGAGTACGATGGCGGCTGGGGGGATGAAGACTACGGATGCGAGTGGGGCGACGAGGGCGGTTTATACGCAGGCGTTGGGTGCGGGGCCGACGTCTTCGAAGGGGAGTGGTGGGAATGGTGGGAATACTTCTGGTGCGGTGAGGTTTAGGGGTTGGGCGCTGGGTGCGGGACAGACGTTTGGTGGGTTGGCGCTTGTGGGTGCTTTCTTTGGGGGGTTCGCTGTGTTGTTGTAA
- a CDS encoding ARV1-like protein (Protein required for normal intracellular sterol distribution and for sphingolipid metabolism), giving the protein MPICIECRYPVATLYTTYSKADDKALGKGVRLTQCPRCKRFADKYVEHDFVVLFIDLVLIKPQVYRHLLFNRLGREDDTLDPSIKRLGVLLLLFDVYLTWARIEKATPSSPTLPLSPPPPLPPFQSGSNSSLFTPPDLIDHSSSYLASQPILIQYIFFLILCTVETASFHLPIIWLLSFRFPRPLSSAIPHYPHSALISTALLVSSFTKLFPLMLLVWKYDLPSSASAVSWAVIINNVAALEILLDCGYVRAAALAAVGAVFRAGIGWGILRVVGIHGGAAAAGVVETGDLIVVWRTLVETLGLG; this is encoded by the exons ATGCCGATATGTATTGAATGTCGATATCCGGTGGCGACGCTGTATACGACGTACAGCAAAGCCGATGACAAGGCTCTTGGAAAGGGCGTGCGTCTGACGCAATGTCCGCGCTGCAAACGCTTCGCCGACAAATATGTCGAACACGATTTCGTGGTGTTGTTCATTGATTTGGTCTTGATCAAGCCGCAG GTCTATCGACATCTACTTTTCAACCGACTTGGCAGAGAAGACGACACCCTAGAT CCATCTATCAAACGACTAggcgtcctcctcctcctatTCGACGTCTACCTAACCTGGGCCCGAATCGAAAAAGCcacgccctcctctccaaccctACCACtatctccaccaccaccactcccaCCCTTCCAATCTGGATCCAACTCCTCACTCTTCACGCCACCGGATCTCATCGACCACTCGTCCAGCTACCTCGCCTCTCAACCGATCCTCATCCAatacatcttcttcctcatcctctgcACCGTGGAAACAGCCTCTTTCCACCTCCCCATCATCTGGCTATTATCCTTCCGCTTCCCACGACCTCTCAGCTCCGCGATTCCACACTACCCGCACTCGGCTCTCATCAGCACGGCTTTACTTGTTAGCAGCTTCACAAAGCTTTTCCCGCTGATGTTGTTGGTTTGGAAGTACGATCTTCCCAGCAGCGCGAGTGCAGTCAGTTGGGCGGTCATTATCAATAACGTGGCGGCGCTAGAAATTCTACTAGATTGTGGGTATGTGAGAGCGGCGGCTTTGGCTGCTGTGGGCGCTGTGTTTAGAGCTGGTATTGGATGG GGGATTTTAAGAGTGGTTGGCATTCATGGCGGCGCTGCTGCGGCTGGCGTCGTGGAGACGGGAGATTTGATTGTTGTCTGGCGGACGCTTGTCGAGACTCTAGGCTTGGGCTGA
- the PDI gene encoding protein disulfide isomerase (Thiol-disulfide isomerase. Thioredoxin domain-containing protein. Redox reactions. Reversible oxidation of an active centre disulfide bond. Posttranslational modification, protein turnover, chaperones/ Energy production and conversion. Probable role in protein secretion. ...), which produces MVKSAQIAAVAASILLYGADAFYTKDSPVLQVESRTYDNLIAKSNHTSIVEFYAPWCGHCKNLKPAYEKAAKSLSGLAKVAAVNCDEEANKPLCGRMEVKGFPTLKIVRPGKKPGRPVVEDYNGERSAKGIVDAVIDKIPNHVKRLKDSDIEGWVAAGTTPKVLLFTDKGTVSALLKSVAIDFLDGLEVGQVRNKETKAVEAYGVTKFPTLMLLPGDGKEPVKYDGELKKEAIVKFLSQAATPNPDPAPSKKKPKTDKKKDKDASSSSKFSKSSASQASKQAETDAAYQTDETIVDNPTDSPSPEVDQEQKQKPINLPKPAPSIAQLAEELLLQHKCLNDKAGTCVLALLPEDSASEKTVEAVQSLSDLHYKHKSAKRTLFPFYQIPASNAQAKALRTQLDLSPTEVEIIATNGKRSWWRHYKGADFRLSGLEDWVDAIRMGDSPKSKMPDGLIVD; this is translated from the coding sequence ATGGTCAAGTCAGCACAGATCGCCGCTGTTGCAGCGTCTATCCTTCTCTATGGCGCCGATGCTTTCTACACGAAAGACTCTCCTGTCCTCCAAGTCGAATCACGAACGTACGACAACCTGATCGCAAAGTCGAACCACACGAGCATTGTCGAGTTCTACGCGCCTTGGTGTGGCCATTGCAAGAACCTCAAGCCAGCATACGAGAAAGCTGCCAAGTCGCTCTCTGGTCTGGCCAAGGTCGCGGCTGTGAACTGCGATGAGGAAGCCAACAAGCCGCTATGCGGCAGAATGGAAGTCAAGGGCTTTCCTACTCTCAAGATCGTTCGTCCTGGCAAGAAACCTGGGAGGCCAGTTGTCGAAGACTACAACGGGGAGCGCAGTGCGAAGGGTATCGTGGATGCAGTTATCGATAAGATCCCCAATCACGTCAAGAGATTGAAAGATTCGGACATTGAAGGCTGGGTGGCAGCAGGTACAACACCAAAGGTGCTTCTGTTCACGGACAAGGGTACGGTCAGCGCACTGTTGAAGTCAGTTGCGATTGACTTCTTGGATGGCTTGGAAGTTGGGCAGGTCAGGAACAAGGAGACCAAGGCTGTAGAGGCGTACGGTGTCACAAAGTTTCCGACACTGATGCTCTTACCCGGAGATGGAAAAGAGCCCGTGAAATACGACGGTGAGCTGAAGAAAGAAGCCATTGTCAAGTTCCTCTCGCAAGCAGCGACACCGAACCCAGACCCGGCCCcaagcaagaagaagccaaagaccgataagaagaaggacaaggatgcttcgtcgtcttccaaGTTCTCGAAATCCTCGGCTTCACAAGCTTCGAAGCAGGCCGAGACGGACGCCGCCTACCAGACCGACGAAACCATCGTCGATAATCCTACGGACTCTCCCAGTCCCGAAGTTGACCAAGAGCAGAAGCAGAAGCCGATCAATCTGCCCAAGCCTGCCCCGTCGATTGCACAGCTGGCAGAGGAACTCTTGCTCCAGCACAAATGTCTCAACGACAAGGCTGGAACCTGCGTGCTGGCTCTGCTACCTGAAGACAGCGCTTCCGAGAAGACTGTCGAGGCTGTCCAAAGTCTGAGCGACCTTCACTACAAGCACAAGTCGGCCAAGAGAACACTGTTCCCATTCTACCAAATTCCGGCTTCGAATGCCCAAGCAAAAGCTCTTCGAACCCAGCTCGATCTTTCCCCAACAGAGGTCGAGATCATCGCTACCAACGGCAAGAGGTCGTGGTGGAGGCACTACAAGGGTGCGGACTTCAGACTCTCGGGACTCGAAGACTGGGTCGATGCTATCCGTATGGGTGACTCTCCAAAGTCAAAAATGCCAGATGGCTTGATCGTCGAC
- the AFL-R gene encoding aflatoxin regulatory protein (Fungal transcriptional regulatory protein. Aflatoxin biosynthesis regulatory protein. Fungal conserved protein. Zn(II)2Cys6 (or C6 zinc) binuclear cluster DNA-binding domain. GAL4-like domain. Transcription factor activity.) → MPILCLQSLPLVILVMLVILNMLMSCSMGKYVPQGLSCSMTKDGVRGPKREQVTNACTACRLSKLKCNGRHPTCYRCHARDLECVYDVSEGMTKRQHLNNELSEQKSELTQASAVLRVLQFGTDQEATASLARLRIGSTVGQEYQLLQAHSKPSLPEGVPVHVSRQQRAINTTRLQSETFAPWGCPPTTEAFSGSQQYEWDDSASDQLADWPQPCQIAREDSSGTVYSAVDSPLLDMALPTPASDGSLDDRKPCIGG, encoded by the exons ATGCCTATTCTATGCCTGCAATCACTTCCGCTCGTGATTCTCGTAATGCTCGTGATTCTCAATATGCTCATGTCTTGCTCAATGGGCAAATAT GTCCCTCAGGGCCTGTCCTGCTCGATGACGAAAGACGGGGTGCGAGGTCCGAAGAGAGAGCAAGTGACGAATGCATGCACGGCTTGCCGTCTGTCGAAGCTGAAG TGCAATGGAAGACATCCAACCTGCTACCGCTGCCACGCTCGCGACCTGGAATGCGTATACGACGTGTCCGAAGGCATGACTAAACGACAGCATCTGAACAACGAGCTGTCCGAGCAAAAGTCAGAACTGACTCAAGCAAGCGCCGTACTCCGGGTGCTCCAATTCGGCACCGATCAGGAGGCAACGGCGTCACTGGCTCGACTACGAATCGGGAGTACCGTCGGACAGGAATACCAACTTCTTCAAGCGCACAGCAAACCTTCGCTGCCTGAGGGTGTTCCGGTCCATGTATCCAGACAACAACGAGCGATCAACACGACCCGCCTGCAGTCTGAGACGTTCGCACCATGGGGCTGCCCGCCGACGACTGAAGCTTTCTCGGGTTCGCAGCAATACGAGTGGGATGATTCGGCATCTGACCAGCTTGCCGACTGGCCGCAACCGTGTCAGATAGCGAGAGAGGACTCATCCGGCACTGTCTACAGTGCGGTCGACAGTCCGCTCCTTGACATGGCGCTACCCACGCCTGCCAGCGATGGTTCACTGGATGATCGAAAGCCATGCATTGGCGGATAG